The following coding sequences are from one Paracoccus alcaliphilus window:
- the rfbA gene encoding glucose-1-phosphate thymidylyltransferase RfbA, translated as MTQRKGIILAGGSGTRLYPITMGVSKQLLPLYDKPMIYYPITVLMLAGIREIAIITTPEDQSQFQRLLGDGSQWGMRFEWIVQPSPDGLAQAYLLAEDFLAGAPSAMVLGDNIFFGHGLPLLLQAADERVSGGTVFGYRVSDPERYGVVDFDADGRVRSITEKPRVPPSYYAVTGLYFLDGTAPERARKVRPSERGELEIVTLLESYLADDLLDVELMGRGFAWLDTGTHASLLDAGNFVRTLENRQGLQTGCPEEIAFDAGWIDAEMLRERAARFSKNGYGSYLLGLLSERR; from the coding sequence ATGACACAGCGCAAGGGCATCATTCTGGCAGGCGGGTCGGGCACGCGCCTTTATCCGATCACCATGGGCGTGTCGAAACAGCTTCTGCCGCTTTATGACAAGCCGATGATCTATTACCCGATCACGGTGCTGATGCTGGCGGGTATCCGCGAGATTGCCATCATTACCACGCCCGAGGATCAGTCACAGTTCCAGCGACTGCTGGGCGATGGCAGCCAGTGGGGCATGCGGTTCGAATGGATCGTGCAACCCTCGCCCGACGGGCTGGCGCAGGCCTATCTGCTGGCCGAGGATTTTCTGGCGGGTGCGCCTTCGGCCATGGTGCTGGGCGACAACATCTTTTTCGGGCACGGCTTGCCGCTGCTGTTGCAGGCGGCGGATGAACGCGTGTCGGGCGGCACCGTTTTCGGCTATCGTGTCAGCGATCCCGAGCGCTATGGCGTGGTCGATTTCGACGCCGATGGCCGGGTGCGGTCGATCACCGAAAAGCCCAGGGTGCCGCCGTCGTATTACGCGGTGACCGGGCTTTATTTCCTGGACGGCACCGCGCCGGAACGCGCCCGCAAGGTCCGGCCGTCCGAGCGGGGCGAGTTGGAGATCGTGACGCTTCTGGAAAGCTATCTGGCCGATGATCTGCTGGATGTCGAGCTGATGGGCCGCGGTTTTGCCTGGCTGGATACCGGCACCCATGCCAGCCTGCTGGACGCGGGGAATTTCGTGCGGACGCTGGAAAACCGGCAGGGTTTGCAGACCGGCTGCCCCGAAGAAATCGCCTTCGACGCAGGTTGGATCGACGCCGAGATGCTGCGCGAACGCGCGGCCCGGTTTTCCAAGAACGGCTATGGCAGCTATCTGCTGGGGCTGCTGTCCGAACGCCGCTGA
- the rfbD gene encoding dTDP-4-dehydrorhamnose reductase: MQGLLVFGRNGQVARELARLAPGALFLGRDEADLTDPAACAAAIRAHQPAAVINAAAYTAVDRAESDAEVARLVNADAPVAMAQAAADLDVPFLHVSTDYVFDGSGDAPWREGDATGPLGVYGETKLAGEQGVAAAGGNWVVLRTSWVFSAHGGNFVKTMLRLGAERDVLSIVADQMGGPTPAAAIADALLVMARAMQAGTIQGAGGCGIYHFSGAPDTSWAGFAAEIFTRAGRSIQITDIATVDYPTPARRPLNSRLDCSRIMADFGISRPDWRIGLDQVLAELERTA; encoded by the coding sequence ATGCAGGGGCTGCTGGTTTTCGGCCGCAACGGTCAGGTCGCGCGGGAGCTGGCCCGGCTGGCGCCCGGGGCGCTGTTTCTGGGACGGGATGAGGCGGACCTGACCGATCCTGCGGCTTGCGCGGCCGCGATCCGCGCCCATCAGCCTGCGGCGGTCATCAATGCGGCGGCTTATACGGCGGTGGACCGGGCCGAAAGCGATGCCGAGGTTGCGCGGCTGGTCAATGCCGATGCGCCGGTGGCGATGGCGCAGGCGGCGGCGGATCTGGACGTGCCTTTCCTGCATGTCTCGACCGATTATGTCTTTGACGGCTCGGGCGATGCGCCGTGGCGCGAAGGCGATGCGACCGGTCCTCTGGGCGTTTATGGCGAGACCAAGCTGGCGGGCGAACAGGGGGTCGCAGCGGCGGGCGGCAATTGGGTGGTTCTACGCACGTCCTGGGTGTTCTCGGCCCATGGCGGGAATTTCGTGAAAACCATGCTGCGGTTGGGGGCAGAGCGTGATGTCCTGTCCATCGTCGCCGATCAGATGGGCGGCCCGACCCCGGCCGCGGCCATTGCCGATGCGCTGCTGGTCATGGCCCGCGCGATGCAGGCGGGCACGATTCAGGGTGCCGGGGGCTGCGGAATTTACCACTTTTCCGGCGCGCCCGATACCAGTTGGGCCGGTTTCGCCGCTGAAATCTTCACTCGCGCGGGTCGGTCTATACAGATCACCGATATCGCCACCGTCGACTATCCCACCCCGGCGCGGCGTCCCCTGAATTCGCGGCTGGATTGCAGCCGGATCATGGCCGATTTCGGCATTTCGCGCCCCGACTGGCGCATAGGGCTGGATCAGGTTCTGGCAGAACTGGAGAGGACAGCATGA
- the rfbB gene encoding dTDP-glucose 4,6-dehydratase, producing the protein MKILVTGGAGFIGSAVVRLAVGRGHEVVNLDALTYAANLANVASVADNPLYRFEQVDIRDRSALDRVFATHRPDAVMHLAAESHVDRSIDGPAAFIETNVIGTFNMLEAARDWWTGEGRPEGFRFHHISTDEVFGSLGETGQFTETTPYDPRSPYSASKAGSDHLARAWHETYGLPVVLTNCSNNYGPFHFPEKLVPVVILKALAGDPIPVYGDGGNVRDWLYVEDHADALLLVVEKGRIGRSYNIGGENEATNLDLVRMICAHMDELHSEGAPHDRLIGFVADRPGHDRRYAIDPSRIRDELGWRPSVTVEQGLRRTVEWYLDNRDWWQPLLSREGVGQRLGTG; encoded by the coding sequence ATGAAGATTCTGGTGACGGGCGGCGCGGGTTTCATCGGTTCGGCCGTGGTGCGGCTGGCGGTCGGGCGTGGGCATGAGGTGGTGAATCTCGATGCGCTGACCTATGCCGCCAATCTGGCCAATGTCGCCAGCGTGGCCGACAACCCGCTCTATCGGTTCGAGCAGGTGGATATCCGTGATCGCTCCGCGCTGGACCGGGTCTTTGCCACCCACCGGCCTGATGCCGTGATGCATCTGGCGGCGGAAAGCCATGTGGACCGCTCTATCGACGGGCCCGCGGCCTTTATCGAGACCAATGTCATCGGCACCTTCAACATGCTGGAGGCCGCGCGCGACTGGTGGACCGGCGAAGGCCGCCCCGAAGGGTTCCGGTTCCACCATATCTCGACCGACGAGGTTTTCGGATCGCTGGGTGAGACCGGTCAGTTCACCGAAACCACCCCCTATGATCCGCGCAGCCCCTATTCGGCCAGCAAGGCGGGATCTGACCATCTGGCGCGAGCCTGGCATGAGACCTATGGCCTGCCGGTCGTGCTGACCAACTGTTCCAACAATTACGGCCCCTTTCATTTCCCCGAAAAGCTGGTGCCGGTGGTGATTCTGAAGGCGCTGGCGGGCGATCCGATCCCGGTTTACGGCGATGGCGGCAATGTCCGCGACTGGCTGTATGTCGAGGATCACGCCGATGCGCTGCTGCTGGTCGTCGAAAAGGGCCGGATCGGGCGCAGCTACAATATCGGGGGCGAGAACGAGGCCACGAATCTGGATCTGGTGCGGATGATCTGCGCCCATATGGACGAATTGCACTCCGAAGGCGCGCCGCATGACCGGCTGATCGGCTTTGTGGCGGACCGTCCCGGCCATGACCGGCGCTATGCCATCGACCCAAGCCGCATCCGCGATGAACTGGGCTGGCGGCCTTCGGTCACGGTCGAGCAGGGGCTGCGCCGCACCGTCGAATGGTATCTGGACAACCGCGACTGGTGGCAGCCGCTGCTGTCACGCGAGGGTGTCGGCCAGCGGCTGGGGACCGGCTGA
- the rfbC gene encoding dTDP-4-dehydrorhamnose 3,5-epimerase, whose translation MQIESTHLPEVQIITPRRHGDSRGFFSESWNRKALLGAGLDLPEFVQDNHSMSHQVGTLRGLHYQAPPHAQGKLVRCGRGSLLDVAVDARRGSPRYGRWVAAELSYENGRQLWIPAGFLHGFVTLQSDTEVVYKCTAHYDHASDGSVLWNSLGIDWGALDPHLSDKDRAATPFADWRSPFLYEDKA comes from the coding sequence ATGCAGATCGAATCCACCCACTTGCCCGAGGTTCAGATCATCACGCCCCGGCGTCATGGCGATTCCCGTGGCTTCTTTTCCGAAAGCTGGAACCGAAAGGCGTTGCTGGGTGCGGGGCTGGATCTGCCGGAATTCGTGCAGGACAACCATTCGATGTCGCATCAGGTGGGCACGTTGCGCGGGCTGCACTATCAGGCGCCGCCGCATGCGCAGGGCAAGCTGGTGCGCTGCGGACGCGGCAGCCTGCTGGATGTGGCGGTGGACGCAAGGCGGGGCAGCCCCCGCTATGGCCGTTGGGTCGCGGCGGAACTGTCTTACGAGAATGGGCGGCAGCTGTGGATTCCGGCGGGCTTCCTGCATGGGTTCGTGACGCTGCAATCCGATACCGAGGTGGTTTATAAATGCACCGCCCATTACGATCACGCCAGCGACGGATCGGTGTTGTGGAACAGTCTGGGCATCGACTGGGGCGCACTGGACCCGCATCTGTCCGACAAGGACCGCGCGGCCACGCCCTTTGCCGACTGGCGATCGCCCTTTCTGTATGAGGACAAGGCATGA
- a CDS encoding heme biosynthesis protein HemY, which yields MLLSLLKILFFFAVVLVIALGAIQLSETGQALRLEYAGTEIVLTPVKAVVALLVLMVLAWVVFKLLGLALAFLRFLAGDDTAINRYFARSRERKGYDALAEGMLAVASGEGKLAQDKAAKAGKYLNRPHVTNLLAAQAAEVAGDNHRAEEIYRNLLDDDRTRFVGVRGLMRQKLAQNDTTTALLLAQKAYALKPKHKEIQNTLLELQTKEHDWKGARAILKEKRRQGELPNDVAMRRDAVLALQEASDVLAHGNSISAREAAISAAKASPDLIPAAVLAARSYIAQKDFRNATRILEKAWSVRPHPDLAGAYAEIAPDENANTRLRRFESLIRKNPDHEQSRLLRTELLLAAEDFPGARRELGDLAVKHPTVRTLSIMAAIERGEGADDSVVRGWLTRALSASRGEQWVCDKCHNIMAEWSPVCDSCNGFDTLTWREPLEKAVPPTATGAEMLPLLVGTPKTPVPVADTVAPDVVPGPSAPKPAEPRVAPGMVPRESDYEDAEPATTITTPEPVTAPEPEPAPMPDPAPEAEPAPITQPATPPEPAEPQMVRPDVEPPEAGEYAKAR from the coding sequence ATGCTGCTGTCGTTACTGAAGATCCTGTTCTTTTTCGCCGTTGTTCTGGTCATCGCCCTGGGCGCGATCCAGCTGTCCGAAACCGGGCAGGCGCTGCGGCTGGAATATGCGGGAACCGAGATCGTCCTGACCCCGGTCAAGGCCGTCGTCGCGCTGCTGGTGCTGATGGTGCTGGCCTGGGTGGTGTTCAAGCTGCTGGGGCTGGCGCTGGCCTTCCTGCGTTTTCTGGCGGGCGACGATACGGCGATCAACCGCTATTTCGCCCGCTCGCGCGAACGCAAGGGCTATGACGCGCTGGCCGAGGGGATGCTGGCCGTTGCCTCGGGCGAGGGCAAGCTGGCGCAGGACAAGGCCGCCAAGGCGGGCAAATACCTGAACCGGCCGCATGTCACCAACCTTCTGGCCGCGCAGGCCGCCGAGGTCGCGGGCGACAATCACCGCGCTGAAGAAATCTATCGCAACCTGCTGGATGACGACCGCACCCGCTTTGTCGGCGTGCGCGGGCTGATGCGGCAAAAGCTGGCGCAGAACGACACCACGACCGCGCTGCTGCTGGCGCAGAAGGCCTATGCGCTGAAGCCAAAGCACAAGGAAATCCAGAACACGCTGCTGGAATTGCAGACCAAGGAGCATGACTGGAAGGGCGCCCGCGCGATCCTGAAGGAAAAGCGCCGTCAGGGCGAATTGCCCAATGACGTGGCGATGCGCCGCGATGCGGTTCTGGCCCTGCAAGAGGCCAGCGACGTGCTGGCGCATGGCAACTCGATCAGCGCGCGAGAGGCTGCGATTTCCGCCGCCAAGGCCTCGCCCGACCTGATCCCGGCGGCGGTGTTGGCCGCGCGCAGCTATATCGCGCAAAAGGACTTCCGCAATGCGACGCGGATTCTGGAAAAGGCATGGTCGGTGCGTCCGCATCCCGATCTGGCCGGAGCCTATGCCGAGATCGCGCCGGATGAGAATGCCAATACCCGCCTACGCCGCTTCGAGTCCCTGATCCGCAAGAATCCCGATCACGAACAGTCGCGCCTGCTGCGGACCGAACTGTTGCTGGCTGCCGAGGACTTTCCCGGCGCCCGGCGCGAGCTGGGCGATCTGGCCGTCAAGCATCCCACGGTGCGTACCCTGTCGATCATGGCCGCGATCGAGCGGGGCGAGGGCGCCGATGATTCGGTCGTGCGCGGCTGGCTGACCCGCGCACTCAGCGCCTCTCGCGGGGAACAGTGGGTTTGCGACAAGTGCCACAACATCATGGCCGAATGGTCCCCGGTCTGCGACAGCTGCAACGGTTTCGACACGCTGACCTGGCGCGAGCCGCTGGAAAAAGCCGTGCCCCCGACCGCCACCGGCGCCGAGATGCTGCCGCTGCTGGTGGGCACGCCGAAAACCCCGGTGCCGGTCGCCGATACGGTCGCCCCGGACGTGGTGCCCGGGCCATCCGCCCCCAAACCCGCCGAGCCGCGCGTCGCGCCCGGCATGGTGCCACGCGAATCGGATTACGAGGATGCGGAACCCGCGACCACCATCACCACGCCGGAACCCGTGACCGCGCCCGAGCCCGAACCGGCGCCGATGCCCGATCCCGCACCCGAAGCGGAACCGGCCCCCATCACGCAACCCGCGACCCCGCCCGAACCGGCAGAGCCGCAGATGGTGCGCCCCGATGTCGAACCGCCCGAGGCCGGGGAATACGCCAAGGCGCGCTAG
- a CDS encoding COG4223 family protein, whose protein sequence is MTRADETKPSDKANSPAEPENTAKKQAAAPGVIATTDVGTGRGDAAMPRGAEISPVDSTLLGDSTDGRPAAARKPDDAGKSDDSAKGDDSARAVPLVPKAADAEPAKPARSEPTPAPVQRVTVQKTGFWPVVLGGVVAAGLGSAATIYALPYLPAGWLPADEAAIDADAVVAEAVAAAQESAQQLVDDFAASIEMPAPAEGAESGAADVQDIDTLRQEIADLRARVDDQSSRLDELQAAPDAQPAQTATDEGQPEAGDPAAIDTLRQDIADLRAQLEDQTGRIDQMQAGPELDPAAVERIQALAEQADQLEQRITSAAEEASQQIGAAQAEAEQLQAAAVESTRRAEAVAAIAALQAALDRGSSGDEARQALDQAGIATPEALQQDVPSLVSLQESFGDASRAALRAALREDSSGGGNVVTNFLRAQTGARSVTPREGDDPDAILSRAGAEVEAGRIAEALDEMTALPEAARNAPTMAEWLSGATAWRDARAALSDLTDTTE, encoded by the coding sequence TTGACCAGAGCAGACGAAACCAAACCGTCGGACAAGGCCAACAGCCCTGCCGAACCGGAAAACACGGCGAAAAAACAGGCCGCAGCGCCCGGCGTGATCGCAACGACCGATGTGGGAACCGGACGCGGCGACGCGGCCATGCCCCGCGGCGCAGAGATCAGCCCGGTCGATTCGACGCTGCTGGGCGATTCCACCGATGGGCGCCCTGCGGCGGCGCGTAAACCGGATGACGCGGGTAAAAGCGACGATTCGGCCAAAGGCGACGATTCGGCCCGCGCTGTGCCGCTGGTGCCGAAAGCGGCGGATGCCGAACCGGCAAAACCCGCGCGGTCCGAGCCGACCCCCGCCCCGGTGCAGCGCGTGACCGTGCAGAAGACCGGCTTCTGGCCGGTGGTTCTGGGCGGTGTCGTGGCCGCCGGGCTGGGATCTGCCGCCACGATCTATGCCCTGCCATATCTGCCCGCAGGCTGGTTGCCCGCCGACGAGGCCGCGATCGACGCCGACGCAGTCGTGGCCGAGGCCGTTGCCGCCGCACAGGAAAGCGCGCAGCAACTGGTCGATGATTTCGCCGCCTCGATCGAGATGCCAGCCCCCGCAGAAGGTGCCGAATCCGGCGCGGCGGATGTGCAGGACATCGACACGCTGCGTCAGGAAATCGCCGATCTGCGCGCCCGCGTGGACGATCAGTCCTCGCGTCTGGACGAATTGCAGGCCGCGCCGGATGCCCAGCCCGCGCAAACGGCCACGGATGAGGGTCAGCCGGAGGCAGGCGACCCGGCAGCCATCGACACATTGCGTCAGGACATCGCCGATCTGCGTGCGCAGCTGGAGGATCAGACGGGCCGCATCGACCAGATGCAGGCCGGGCCGGAACTTGACCCCGCCGCCGTCGAGCGGATTCAGGCGCTGGCGGAACAGGCCGATCAGCTTGAACAGCGCATCACCTCGGCCGCCGAAGAGGCCAGCCAGCAGATCGGTGCCGCCCAGGCCGAGGCCGAGCAGTTGCAGGCCGCCGCCGTCGAAAGCACCCGCCGGGCCGAGGCCGTCGCGGCCATCGCCGCATTGCAGGCCGCGCTGGATCGCGGCAGCAGCGGCGACGAGGCGCGGCAGGCGCTGGATCAGGCCGGGATCGCCACGCCCGAGGCGCTGCAACAGGATGTGCCCAGTCTGGTCAGCCTTCAGGAAAGTTTCGGCGATGCCTCTCGGGCCGCCCTTCGCGCCGCCTTGCGCGAAGACAGCTCGGGCGGGGGCAATGTCGTGACGAATTTCCTGCGCGCCCAGACCGGTGCCCGTTCGGTGACCCCGCGCGAAGGCGACGATCCCGACGCCATCCTGTCGCGCGCCGGTGCCGAGGTCGAAGCCGGACGCATCGCCGAGGCGCTGGACGAGATGACGGCGCTGCCCGAAGCGGCCCGTAATGCGCCGACAATGGCCGAATGGCTGTCCGGTGCCACCGCCTGGCGCGATGCGCGGGCCGCCTTGTCGGACCTGACCGACACCACCGAATGA
- a CDS encoding uroporphyrinogen-III synthase yields MPTGSRPVLLLTRPEADSRRFAAMLPEFRAVISPILRIVPVEHDASRLAGAEGLIFTSGHAVASAGAGRGRLAICVGRRTAEIAAAAGFTVQHGNGFAESLIPLIEAAPMPLIHPHGRHLARRLPVTGMVVYDQLALPLNDQAVALLQGDAPLLLPLFSPRSSQLVSAAVVQARAPLWPVAISPAAMAQWRAPAQRQAVAATADIEAMADACRSLAVSEQS; encoded by the coding sequence ATGCCGACAGGGAGCCGTCCCGTTTTACTGCTGACCCGCCCCGAAGCGGATTCGCGCCGCTTTGCCGCGATGCTGCCGGAGTTCCGGGCGGTGATCTCGCCCATCCTGCGGATCGTGCCGGTCGAACATGACGCCTCGCGGCTGGCCGGGGCCGAGGGGCTGATCTTCACCTCGGGTCACGCGGTGGCATCGGCGGGTGCGGGGCGCGGCAGGCTGGCGATCTGCGTGGGCCGCCGCACGGCGGAAATCGCGGCGGCGGCTGGGTTTACGGTGCAGCATGGCAATGGCTTTGCCGAAAGCCTGATTCCGTTGATCGAGGCCGCGCCGATGCCGCTGATCCATCCGCATGGGCGGCATCTGGCCCGCAGGCTGCCGGTGACCGGCATGGTGGTCTATGACCAGCTGGCGCTGCCGCTGAACGATCAGGCCGTTGCGTTGCTGCAAGGTGATGCGCCGCTGCTGCTGCCGCTGTTTTCGCCACGTTCGTCGCAGCTGGTCTCGGCGGCGGTGGTGCAGGCGCGGGCGCCGCTGTGGCCTGTGGCGATCAGTCCGGCGGCGATGGCGCAATGGCGGGCACCCGCGCAGCGGCAGGCGGTGGCCGCCACGGCGGATATAGAGGCGATGGCGGATGCCTGTCGGTCATTGGCCGTCTCGGAACAATCGTGA
- the tsaD gene encoding tRNA (adenosine(37)-N6)-threonylcarbamoyltransferase complex transferase subunit TsaD, with the protein MDDLIFLGIESSCDDTAAAIVCGDGRILASVVAGQTELHSDFGGVVPEIAARAHAERLDVVVEQALSQAGVTLDDLTGVAVTAGPGLIGGVMAGVMMAKGIAAGRSLPLVGVNHLAGHALTPRLTDGVDFPYLMLLVSGGHCQFLRVNGPQDFTRLGGTIDDAPGEAFDKLAKLLALPQPGGPSVEAEAMRGDPDRFDLPRPLLDRPGCDMSFSGLKTAALRLRDQLIAQQGGLHQQDRADLCAAFQTAVAEVLAEKSRRALAASPVPLLAVAGGVAANGQIRAALQQVAAGAGARFLAPPLRLCTDNGAMIAWAGIERFRLGHRDGMDLAARPRWPLDGRAAPMLGSGKKGAKA; encoded by the coding sequence ATGGACGATCTGATCTTTCTTGGCATCGAGAGCAGTTGCGACGATACCGCCGCCGCCATCGTCTGCGGTGACGGGCGGATTCTGGCCTCGGTCGTCGCGGGTCAGACCGAATTGCACTCCGATTTCGGCGGCGTGGTTCCCGAAATTGCCGCCCGCGCCCATGCCGAGCGGCTGGATGTGGTGGTCGAACAGGCCTTGTCGCAGGCCGGGGTGACGCTGGACGATCTGACCGGCGTGGCGGTGACGGCGGGACCGGGGTTGATCGGCGGTGTCATGGCGGGGGTGATGATGGCCAAGGGCATCGCGGCGGGACGCAGCCTGCCGCTGGTCGGCGTCAACCATCTGGCCGGCCATGCGCTGACCCCGCGGCTGACCGATGGCGTCGATTTTCCCTATCTGATGCTGCTGGTCTCGGGCGGGCACTGCCAGTTCCTGCGCGTGAACGGGCCGCAGGATTTCACCCGTCTGGGCGGCACCATCGACGACGCCCCGGGCGAGGCCTTCGACAAGCTGGCCAAGCTGCTGGCCCTGCCCCAGCCTGGCGGCCCCTCGGTCGAGGCCGAGGCCATGCGCGGCGATCCCGACCGTTTCGACCTGCCCCGCCCGCTGCTGGACCGGCCCGGCTGCGACATGTCATTTTCGGGGCTGAAAACCGCCGCCCTGCGCCTGCGCGACCAGTTGATCGCCCAGCAGGGCGGGTTGCACCAACAGGACCGCGCCGATCTCTGCGCCGCATTCCAGACGGCGGTGGCCGAGGTTCTGGCCGAAAAATCCCGCCGCGCGCTGGCCGCCAGCCCGGTCCCGCTGCTGGCCGTCGCGGGCGGCGTGGCGGCGAACGGACAGATCCGCGCCGCGTTGCAGCAGGTGGCGGCAGGCGCGGGGGCGCGGTTTCTGGCCCCTCCGCTGCGGCTTTGCACCGATAACGGCGCCATGATCGCATGGGCGGGGATCGAGCGTTTCCGGCTGGGCCATCGCGACGGCATGGATCTGGCCGCCCGGCCCCGCTGGCCGCTGGACGGGCGCGCCGCGCCGATGCTGGGCAGCGGCAAGAAGGGGGCCAAGGCATGA
- a CDS encoding NAD(P)H-dependent glycerol-3-phosphate dehydrogenase: MSIAIIGAGAFGTALAVALSANRPVTLWGRDTGWAGTRENPRLPGVSLPDTITITDDLMLATHADTLLLALPAQTLRGFLTSHAALFARKVLVSTAKGIDLTRLTGPSTLIAETCPQATIAVLTGPSFAADIARGLPTALTLACADATAGRALQHALSTPVLRLYRTTDVSGAELGGALKNVIAIAAGTVIGAGFGDSARAAIITRGFAEMTRLATRLGARPETLTGLSGLGDLTLTCTSAQSRNFRFGQSLGTRAEFDSRTTVEGAATARAVAALAARLGEEMPIAAMVARLAEGAVSVENAMETLMTRPLKEE, translated from the coding sequence ATGAGCATCGCGATCATCGGCGCGGGCGCATTCGGAACGGCGCTGGCCGTGGCGCTGTCGGCCAACCGCCCGGTGACGCTGTGGGGGCGCGATACCGGCTGGGCCGGAACACGCGAGAACCCGCGCCTGCCGGGCGTTTCCCTGCCCGATACCATCACCATCACCGACGATCTGATGCTGGCCACCCATGCCGATACGCTGCTGCTGGCCCTGCCCGCCCAGACGCTGCGCGGCTTCCTGACCAGTCATGCGGCGCTGTTCGCCCGCAAGGTGCTGGTCAGCACCGCCAAGGGCATCGACCTGACGCGGCTGACCGGGCCTTCGACGCTGATCGCCGAGACCTGCCCGCAGGCCACTATCGCCGTGCTGACCGGGCCATCATTCGCTGCCGATATCGCGCGGGGCCTGCCCACCGCCCTGACGCTGGCCTGCGCCGACGCAACGGCAGGCCGGGCGCTGCAACATGCGTTGTCCACACCGGTGCTGCGGCTTTACCGCACGACCGATGTCTCCGGCGCGGAACTGGGCGGGGCGCTGAAAAACGTCATCGCCATCGCGGCGGGCACCGTCATCGGCGCAGGCTTCGGCGACAGCGCACGGGCGGCGATCATCACCCGCGGATTCGCCGAAATGACCCGGCTAGCGACCCGGCTGGGCGCCCGGCCCGAAACGCTGACCGGCCTGTCGGGCCTTGGCGATCTGACGCTGACCTGCACCTCGGCCCAATCGCGCAATTTCCGCTTTGGTCAGTCGCTTGGCACGCGCGCGGAGTTTGACAGCCGCACCACCGTCGAAGGCGCCGCCACCGCCCGCGCCGTCGCCGCCCTTGCCGCCCGGCTGGGCGAGGAAATGCCCATCGCCGCCATGGTCGCCCGGCTTGCCGAAGGCGCGGTTTCGGTGGAAAACGCCATGGAAACCCTGATGACCCGCCCCCTGAAGGAGGAATGA
- a CDS encoding YciI family protein, whose product MMPYFALICRDKSGALDTRMANREAHLAYVAETGAVLFGGPMITDGEMRGSLLVIEADSMDAARDWAAQDPYGLAGLFDSVEITEWKKVIG is encoded by the coding sequence ATGATGCCCTATTTCGCTTTGATCTGCCGCGACAAATCCGGCGCTCTGGACACCCGCATGGCCAATCGCGAGGCCCATCTGGCCTATGTCGCGGAAACCGGCGCGGTCCTGTTCGGCGGCCCGATGATCACCGATGGCGAGATGCGCGGCTCGCTGCTGGTGATCGAGGCCGACAGCATGGACGCCGCCCGCGACTGGGCGGCGCAGGACCCTTACGGTCTGGCCGGGCTGTTCGATTCCGTCGAGATCACCGAATGGAAGAAGGTGATCGGCTGA
- a CDS encoding EVE domain-containing protein has protein sequence MRYWLFKSEPDVFGWDHLVAKGDQGEEWDGVRNYQARNFMREMKLGDRGLFYHSNIGKEAVGIVEVIAEAHPDSKAADPKWECVDVKAIKPLPRPVSLDQAKSEPRLKDMVLVNNSRLSVQPVTEAEWKVVMELAGL, from the coding sequence ATGCGCTACTGGCTTTTCAAATCCGAACCCGATGTCTTTGGCTGGGATCATCTGGTTGCCAAGGGCGATCAGGGCGAGGAATGGGACGGCGTGCGCAACTATCAGGCGCGCAACTTCATGCGGGAAATGAAGCTGGGCGACCGCGGCCTGTTCTATCATTCGAATATCGGCAAAGAGGCCGTGGGCATCGTCGAGGTGATCGCCGAGGCCCATCCCGACAGCAAGGCCGCCGATCCGAAATGGGAATGCGTCGATGTGAAGGCCATCAAGCCGCTGCCCCGCCCGGTCTCGCTGGATCAGGCCAAATCCGAGCCCCGGCTGAAGGACATGGTGCTGGTCAACAATTCGCGCCTGTCGGTCCAGCCGGTGACCGAGGCCGAATGGAAAGTCGTGATGGAGCTGGCCGGGTTGTAG
- a CDS encoding DUF4170 domain-containing protein — translation MPQRLHLVFGGELIDPQRTEFRDTSQIHMVGIFPDYATAYAAWKAEAQRTVDSAHTRYFIAHLHRLRDEETAASPTEELGA, via the coding sequence ATGCCCCAGCGACTTCACCTCGTTTTCGGCGGCGAACTGATCGACCCGCAGCGCACCGAATTCCGCGACACGTCGCAGATCCACATGGTCGGTATCTTTCCCGATTATGCCACCGCCTATGCCGCATGGAAGGCCGAGGCGCAGCGCACCGTGGACAGCGCCCATACCCGCTATTTCATCGCCCATCTGCACCGCCTGCGCGACGAGGAAACCGCCGCCAGCCCGACCGAGGAACTGGGCGCCTGA